A segment of the Natrinema sp. DC36 genome:
TGGGGTGGCCCCCTGCGCGTCCGGCCTCGGGTACCAAGCGATTCCGGTCGCGCAGGACAGGGCTAATTCTCGTTCTGTTCGTCTGTGTCGGGCCGTCGTAGCACGATCTCGTCGCCGCCGATGTCGGCCTCGAGTTCGATCTCGTCCTCTTCACCGAACTCGGTGAATTCGAAGATAATCGGCGGGATGGTGATGACGCTCGTTCCGCCACCACCACTCCGGATCGGGCGTTCTCGACAGATCTTGTCTGCTGCTTCATTTGTCCCTCTACTCATCAACATTCACTTTATTTTGGTTCATAATAGTCTCTTTGGTAGCACTGAGTCTAAATCTTATTTCTCTCTGACCTTGCCACGGTGCCTAACACTTATCATTCTGCGTTGTGATATACGAACTGAGGAAGATACATGAGTAAGAGTCAGCAAGTACCCCCCATGGGACGGAAAGTGGAGATTGATCGAGAGAACCAGACCATTCACGCGACTCGGGATCTTCGAGCATCTGGTGGAAGTACTGTGGTATCGATTCCAGATGAGATCCTACAGTCCGTGGGGTTCGAAGAGGGCGACGAACTCGAGATCGTGGCCGATATGTTCGGCGATGAGATCCGCTTGCGAAAATCGCCGCACGATGGACCCTCTCCCACGGGCGAGTAGCGCCTTTTTGCACAGACAGTCTGTTTTGAAGCGTAATCATCGTCCTCCTACCGTCGGCTTCCCGAACTGGCCCTTTGAATCGGCGTCTGGGCCGACGAATTCGATCTCGTCTCGAGCGACCCGATCGCCGGTCTCGTTGTTAACCAGCTCATCGTACGTGCAGCCACACGATCGACATTCGAATTTGCCGTCGGTGACTCGCCAGTTAGCGTGACGCTTCGGGCTCGGACAAACCCAGCGCCACTTCTGTTGAGGATCACTGGTATCAACTCTGAACATATACAGGTGGTCGATATATACCGTATTTAAGGCTCGTGGATGCCGGAGTGAAAGTGAAAGTGACTGTCCAACCTTCCTGACTTTGTATCCCGTCAATCGAATCCATTGGGCATCGCCAGTAGGTGCAAACTACAGTCATAAAAGTGATATTGCCGAGTGTTGACAGAGTTATACGTACGTACGCTGTGAAGTACGTACAGCATTCTAATGGTGCATATGTACGTTCAATGAGCCAATCAGCAATATTATGGCTAACTCGGCCAACGGGTCGGACGAGCCCGAAATGCATCGGCAGGTAAGTTGGATGGTGGCAGCCGATGCGCTTATCCTCGAGTTTCTCTACTCAGCTCGCGATCGGCGTGGGCGCCCATCGATTCAGACGCCACGAACGATCAACCTCAACACGGGTTACTCTCGACAACACGCCAGTGGCCGCTGTAAGGTCCTCGTCGAGTACGGTCTGGTCGAGCAGACCGGCGAAGGGGAGTATCGGCTAACCGAGTTCGGCGAGCGAGTCATGAACGACGACGTCCCGCTCGAGGAGCTGGACGAGCTCGAGCCGAAAGTCGACGATGAAGAATGACTATGTCCCCATCTCGATCGGCATCGACCCGTCGTGCTCGAAGGAGACCGACACGGTCTCGTCGTAGTATGCTTCATTGTTTGCACGTAGTGTGCCCTGGGTAGCATCCTCTGGGAGCGAGAAAACGACCCAGCTTTGGTACGTAGAACCGGATTGAAGCGAGACGCCACTAAGCCCATTACTACTCCCGAACAGGCCCTGGTAGTCGTAGACGACACCGTCAGACTCGAACTGGAAGAGTCGTGGCGTCAGTTCGGTCTCACCATCTCCACGATTCTCGATCTCCATTCGGACGACAAGGAACTTCTGCCCATCGTCGCTCGAGTAGTGCGACATCGAGTCCGGATCTGGATTCACTGCAGACTGAGCGCGCGTATTGTACGTCACACCAAGCTGGTGTGTGGGCTGATCGGCATCGGTATTGAGGCCCTGGTGTTCGACCGAGACGTTCGAAACCTCTCCACCGGGTGCACTAGTCGTCCCAGCAGTGGCCATCGCGAGCGCGACAATCCCGATTAGGATTAGGATTGTCGGGATCCCCGCTGCTGCCCCTGTCGAAAATTCGATTCCCGTCTTGCTTTGCAACACCCGCCGTGTCTTCGGGACTGCGATGACGCCGGCAACGATCAGCACGACCCCACCGATCACGCTTGTGACCAGCGCGAGCACTCCGAACAGCAAGATCGGAATGCCGAGCAAGTACCCCAGTATCGATTTGAATGTTAGTTTCACGAGCAGGTATTTGCACTGCAACTGGTAAATGTTCTGGATAGTCCAAGACAGTTACAATCTTAACCAACACGATCCGCGATTATTCTCGAGCGTTGGTTAAGACTGAACACACAGCTGTATCCGGTGTCCGCTGAAACACACCGCGAGAAAACAAACGTCCGACTACGTCACGACGGCGATCAGGAACGCGCCCTGTTGCTGCACTGCTTCGATCCCGCAGTCCGATTCGGCTAGCGACCGCAGCACGCCTGGCGGGACACGGTCGACCTCCGGACCCAGCACGATCTCGAGGACGCGTCGACCGTCGTAGTCGCGCCGATCGACGAGGCGGGCATCGTGAACCGTCGGGTGCCTGGGCAAGGCTTCGGCGGCCGCCTCGAGGTTTGCAGTCTGGATGCTCACGCCGACCACCTCGAGCGCTGGGCCTCGAGCTCCGAGCTCGCGTTGGCGTCGACCGGCGGTTCGATCCGACCGAGCGCCTGGAGGACACGGCTTGCGTGCTTGCACCGGGCGATCTGCCCACTGCCGGGTTCGCCGCGATAGCGCCAGTCGTCGCACGTGCATCGCCCTTCGCGAAGATCGACCAGGTACTCTGAGTACTTCGGACCACTGCCAGAGCCGACGCCCCAGAGGTCCTCGGCGATCTGCCAGATTCCCATAGGCTGCTCGGCCGCGCGACGATCGCGGGTGAGCGTTGCCTCGTCGATCCCGGCTGCAGGATCGTGGGCGGACTCGGCGGCCGCCATCACGCGGTCACCTCTTCCCAGACGCCGGCGCGCTTCGCGGCCTCGGAATGGCCCTGCAGCCAGTCGCGGGCCTCGCATTTCGCGTCCGCGATCTCGTCGTCGCTCCAAGCATCGTCCCAGTCGTCGACGACCTCGAGCAGATCTACGAGTGCGGCGGCGATGACTTCGTCGACGACGTCATCGATGTGGTCGTTGATCTCCTCCGCAGCGCCGAAGATGTCCAGTCGGCGGTCATCAAGATCCTCGTCGGCCGAGAGTTCGTAGACCTCCTCCGTAACCGAGACGTACCGTTCAAGGCCGGCCCCGTGATCATGGTGGCCCTGGACTGCCTCGTAGACGTTGTTGTGGCAGATCGTTGCGTCGAACGCGTCCGCACGCTTGTGAGCGAGTTCGTTGAGTCGCTTCCGGGCCTGCATTACTCCTCACCTCCGTCGTCGCCGGCACCGTCGCGATCGTGGACGCGGTTCTCGACCTCGAGCCGACTCTTCGGGAACGCGCATCGTTTCTTCTCCTCGAGATTGAGATCAGTCCGTTGCGGGTAGACGACTTCGACGACGTCGTCATTCGATGGGTACTCCGTATTGACGTCCGCGACGGTCAGGCCGTCCTCGAGCTCGTAGGCGTCGGCCTGGAGCGTGTCGAGGTTGACCACGAGCATCGTCGCGTCTGGATTCTGTTCGTCCTGGACGTGATCGCCGACGCCGATCGGCTGGGGACTGTCTCGTTTCTCACCCCCGTCAGCACGCAGGCCGTCGTCCGGTGCGACGATGATCTCCGAGCCGTCAGTGCCGTCGACGTGCTCTGCACCACATGTGGCTTTGGCCTCGGCCAGCTTCCGCATCTCCTTCGCGCCCTCGCGCTCGAGCGCCTCTGCGCGCTGCGCGACGTGATCGTAGTCGCGGACCATCATTGGTCCACACCCCCATCGGTCGCAACTGCCTGCCCGCCGATCGGCCCGATGTAGCGTCGTCGCCGTGCCCCGCAGTCGGGGCAGGCACAGTCACCGTCGTGGTCGTACTCCGTTCCGCAGGCGGTACACTCGACGCGCTTCGTCTCGACGCCGTCCTCTTGATCGTCTTCGTCGTCTTCGAAGTGATCCGAGGGGACGCCGTGGCGGTTCTCGAGGGAGCAGTCGTGGCAGATCCGGCGGTTCGGGCCCGTAAGTTGCCCGCACTGTTTACATTTGCGCGTCATTGGTCGGCCTCCTGTGCTTCCGAAACCGTTTCGAGGGTTCGCGTTTGATCGTTCATTGCTGGTTTCCAGCACGGGGTCGGTGTCTTCAGCACCGGCCTCAGATTCTCCGAGGCGTTCCGTGCTTACTCAACAGTACAGGCTCCATTACTATAAATGTTTGCTTCGTCAAGTACACGCGTATTAGCTATACCAAACATTTAATCCGTCAAGGAGCATAGTCAAGTCGAGGGCAGAGAAATGAACCTGAAAATGGCCCACGAACCCAACGACGCCGACGGGTTAATCCTCAACACACTTACCGAAGGGCGAAATTCGCCGCAGAATCTCGCCGATAAGCTGGATTACTCTCGGCAATATGTACAGAACCGGCTCCAACTACTCAACGCGGCCGAGTTTGTCGAGAATATCGGCGGTGGCCTCTACGAACTCACAGATAAGGGGCGTGACGAGATTGGTGCGCCCGAACGCGACCAACTCGAGACGGTTGCCGACGCTCTGGATGAGATCGAAGCAGCGTTCGAACGCGGCGATCCAGACGCGGCACGCGCAGCGCTCGAGCGAGCGCAAGAAGCGATCTCAGACAGTGATATCGATGATTGAGGTGGAGTCCGGCGGCGATATTCACGTACAGTCTGTTGAGGAAAAGCCATGGCGCGACAAGGACCTCCTCTGGTTACTCTACATCGAGCACGACCTGATGCAGAGGGAGGTTGCTGCACTCTTCGGATGCCACCGCCGGACTGTAATTGAGTGGTGCCGGAGATTCGACATTAAGAAGCCACGTCAAGCCGACACCGAGACACGATTTTGGAGTAAGGTCAATGACGGTGACCATGACGAGTGTTGGGAGTGGACTGCGGCACTCTCTTCAACTGGTTATGGCTCGATCTATTTCGAGGGTAGGTATCAGAACGCGCAACGGGTTGCATACACACTCGAGAACGGCGACCCGGGAGACCAGATGATCCTTCACCACTGCGATAATCGAAAGTGCGTCAATCCTGAGCACCTCTACGCTGGCGACGCATCCGACAATATGCAGGATATGTGGGATCGGGAGAGACACCCTGAACCAGACGCAGTTGGCGAAAAGAATCCGTCGGCGAAGTTGACCGACGATGAAGTTAGGGAGATCAAACAAAAGCTGGCCGACGGGATCCACCCACGGCAGCTTGCTGGAGAGTATGGTGTTCACAAGACGAACATCGGCGAAATCGGACGAGAGAACATCTGGACACACGTCGAACCATGATTGACGACAAACTATTCAGCCGAGAGAATCTCAGCCGCGATGAATGGGTACAGACGCCCCAGCCAGAACACATCATTCCGGATTCGGTGGAAAGGGACCAAACCCGGCAGGAGTTTCGGCGGAAACTGTCGGACACGCCATCTACAGTGGTTCTTAGCCATACGGACGCAGATGGTTATTCCAGCGCCGCCCTGGTCGTGGACTACTGCGGCCCTGATACGGTCGTCCTCCCCGTGAGCTATCACGGGGCCTACGGTCTCCGCGACGCCCTGGACGACCTCGCCGGCGACGTCACTTCGAACACGACGGTCTACATCGTGGACCTGGCAGCGAACGACCGCCACATTGAGGCACACCTGCTCCCGCTCGAGCAGGCCGGCGTTGACGTCATCTGGTACGATCACCACCAGTGGAGCGACGACGCCCGCGACGCGGTCGAGCGCGCCGGCGTCACACTGGTCGTCGACGAAGACGAGTGCGCGGCCTCGCTGCTGGCCCGCGACCTCGGACAGCACTACGATGGCGGCGGTATCCCTGCGGACTTCGATCCGTATCTGCAGGAGCTCGCGGAGGTCACGAAGGATATCGACCTCTGGATCCGAGACGATCCGCGCTCGGAGCGGCTCAACGTCTTCGCGACGATCGCCGACGTCGACGAGTACATCGACACGGTCCTGAAACACGGCGTCGACTGGCCCGACAGCGTTGACGACCGAATCGACGAGCGCCTCGAGCGCGATCGGGAGCTTGAGCAGGCCGCGATCGAGAATCGATCCTCGTACGGGGTCGGTGGCTACTCGGTCGGGATCACGTACATCCGAGGCGGTCGCTCGAGTCAGATCGGGAACGACCTCGTCGAAGAGATGGGTCACGACATCGCAGTGATCTGCAAGACCCACGGCGGCTTGGGAATCTACAGCCACTCCGACCGCGAGACGTTCGCACGGTGCCACGAGATCGCCGACCAGCTGGGCGGCGGTGGACATCCGACAGCGGCCGGCTGCGAGATCCCAGCCGAGACGTTCCGGGAACTCGCGGACTACTGGGTGACTCGTGGGCAGTCGGTTCGGGAGGAGGTGCTCGAGGCGGTCATGGCGGTCGTCCACGAGGACGGTGATCCAGAGTGACGACGATGATTATCCGGGCGAATGACGGCTGGGGGACACATTTCGAGGGCGTTCGCGGCATCACGCTCTGCGGGAAGGCGTTCGATCTCTCGCGGGACGACGTCCATCGCGAAGAGTACGATCTCCCGGACCGAGCAGGTCCTGACTGTGACCACCCGCACGTCATGCTCTGCTCGGACTGTCACAGCATCCGGAACCGAAACCGCGTAGAAGGTGTTGCGCTATGACCGAGAGCGATCAGTCCTTGAGCGTTATAGGTGGAATTAAGCAGAACCGGTGTCGCGCCTCACTCGCTGCTCAATTTTGCCGTTGCAGTGACACCCAATTCAGCAGCGGCGCTGATGCTCTTTTGAATGACAATCGAATATTGCATAGCAGAGAGCAGGGCGATAACAGCAACCTGAGCCAATACCCAGGTCAGGGGATCAAAAGCTTCTGCCAATCCCTCACCGGCCTCTATCAGTTCTTGTCCGAGATAGCTCCAGTACTCCTTTGGCAGGTCCAACCCCTTCGCGGCCCGGGCGAGCGGTTCAGCCCACGAGCCAGCTTCAACCACGATCGCATCATCTGTGAATGTAACTGCTTCCATACTATGGCCAACTGCCCCCGAACCAAAAACCTGGCGTACAGGCCCTCAAACCCTCAGTATGCCGGTCGGCGCACAATCGGAGTGTATCAGCATGAGCACAGCTGAAACCGACGGCGGCGACACCGCCACCGAAACGAAGGAAACGATCACGATCGGCGAGACCGTCGACGGCGCCGCGGTCGAGCTCCCGATCGTCGAACTACTCACCGGCCGCGCGTTCGTGACCGGGAAGTCGGGCTCTGGGAAGTCCAACTCGGCGAGCGTCGTCGCGGAGGAACTCCTCGAGGCGGGCTACCCGGTGCTGATCGTCGATACGGACGGCGAGTACTACGGCCTCAAGGAGCAGTACGAGATCCTGCACGCCGGCGCTGACGAGCAGGCGGACATCCAGGTCGGGCCCGAACACGCCGGCCGGCTCGCCCAGCTCGCCCTCGAGGACGGTGTCCCGATCATCCTCGACGTCTCGGGCTACCTCGAGGAGGACGTCGCGAACAACCTGATCCGGGAGACAGCTCGTGAACTCTTCACTCGGGAAAAGGAGCTGAAGACGCCGTTCCTGCTGGTCGTCGAGGAGATCCACGAGTACGTTCCCGAGGGCGGCGGGTTGGACGACGTCGGGCAGATGCTGATCAAGATCTCGAAGCGCGGTCGGAAGCATGGCCTCGGGATCGCCGGGATCAGCCAGCGCCCCGCCGACGTCAAGAAGGACTTCATCACGCAGGCGAACTGGCTGCTCTGGCATCGACTCACCTGGGACAACGACACGAAAGTTGTCCGGCGCGTCGTCGACGGCGACACCGCGGACGCAGTCGGCGACCTTGCGGACGGGGAGGGTTTCCTCCAGGCCGACTGGCGAGAGGCCGACGTCGAGCGCGTCCAGATGCGACGGAAGCGGACCTTCGATGCCGGCGCGACGCCCGGCCTCGAGTCCGTTGAGCGCCCCGAACTGAAGGGGCTCGACGAGGGCCTGCTCGGCGAGCTCGAGGAAATCTCCGACCGGGCCGACCAGCGCCGTGACGAGGTCGCCCGCCTCGAGGAGCGCCTCGACGAGAAGGACGAGCGGATCGCAGAGCTCGAAGCAGAACTCGAGAACCAGCAGAACATCGCCGATGCAGCCCAGCAGATGGCCAACGCACTGCAACAGGGCGGCGACACGGAGGCGGTCCCCGAGGACTTCGACGCCCAGATCGAGGCGAAGAACGAGGAGATCCGCGACCTCGAGTCACGCCTCGAAGACGTCGTCGACGAGCGTGACCAGCTGCGCGATCGCGTCGACGAACTCGAGCGCGAGGTCGACCGGCTGCAGGTCGCCGAGGATCGCATCGAACGCGCTGAGCAGATCGAGACGCGACTCGAGGAGGCCCGTGACGTGTTGGGCGTGGAGGTCGAGACGACGGTACCGTCGCCCGCTGCGGGCGACCACGAGGCCGACAGCGCTGACGTCGACCGACTCCGCGAGCGGATCGACGACCTCGAGGCAGAGAACGAGCGCCTTCGGGCCCAGACCGACGCCGAGATCGACGAGCGTCTCGAGTCCTACGAGGACTTCTTGAACGTGGACGCGGTCCAGGCGTCGCTCGAGGCCGCGAAAGAGGAGTGTTCGGCGTCGCCGCGCTACGTCAAAGGAGTCCTCGCGGGGATCATCGCCGAGAACGGCCCCGTCTCCTACGAATCCGTCGCCGAACGGCTGGGCGTATCGACGACGACCGACGTCTCGAAGGCCGCCTCAGAACTCGAGCGCCGAAAGATCGTCACGAAGGACCGGCGCGACGGCGAGATGATGGTCGACCTGAATACCGATGGAATTGAATCGGTTCGGAAGGCCGCAGCGGAGCGCGAGAAGACCGAGCAGCTGATGGAGGATCTGTGATGGGCGTCGCTACCCAGCCTTCGGCCGGCGATCTCCCCGACATCCGGTTCGTCGACCGTTTCGCGCACGACGGCGATGTCTTCTACGCGAGTCGGACTGAGAACCGCACTGAACTCTACCGCGTGACCGGGACCGTCGACCTCGCTCGAGCACTGCTCCAGCAGGAGGCCGTGATCCACGACGAGACGATCTGCCGGTGTCACTACGAGGATCGGTACGGAACGGTCGATCTGCAACATCACATGGCCGGGCGCGTCGCCTCGATCCGCGTCGACGCGGTCCTCGACGAGCCGGCGATCGCCCTCGAGGAGGTTGATCGACTGTGACCGACGGTGAACTTCCGCGGGACGACGATGGAACGCTTCTGGTCCCGAAAGGCGTCCTCGAGGGAATCGATGACGCCGTCGAAGGTCGTACCGCGGATGGGGACGATCTCGACGCGGCCCTCAGCTGGATGGGTGATGGCGGTGACTGACACCGAGGCCGTCCACGTCATCGTGATCGGCGAGGGTGCGACCGAGACGATCCTCCCGATCACGCAGGACCGACTCCCAGCCGACCGCGTCCGGATCGTTGAGACCGACCCCGAATCGACCGACGAGTACGATCGCTATCTCGAGGACCTGCTGGGCGTCGTCACGAGTCGGACGGCTGCCGACTCGTTCGACGATCAGTACCTCGAGGTCGCCGACACGATCCGGGAGGAACTCGACGCCGACAACCGCGTCTGGTGTAACGCGACCGAGTCCGGGTACGCGATCGCGACGGCGGCCTCGACCATCGCGGCCGAACGGCCAGCTGCACGATCGCGGATCCACGCGTACCAGGCGACCACCGGCGGCTACGATCAACTCCCGCTCGTCGCGGATCCACAGCTGTCGGACACGGCAGTTGAGGTCCTCGAGGCGCTCGCGGAGAACCAGGGCGTCGGGTCGATCAGCCAACTCGCCCATCGAATGGTCGACGGAGATCTCGGAGACTCGTTCCGGAGCAAAGTTCAGTACAACGCCGAGAAACTCGAGGATGCAGGGTATATCGAACGCGTCCAGCGAGGGAATCGGATGCAGCCGTGCCTCTCACCGATGGGGCGACTGTGGGTCACGGAGCGTGGTCGCGATGACTGACGATCGCCACGCTCTCGCGTTCCTCGCTGCCCACGCTGCTGGCGACTTCCCCTTACAATCGGACTGGATGGCAGCCGAGAAGTTCGACTCACGACTCGCTCGAGCAGCCCACGTCACGGTCTACACGGCCGCGTTTCTACCGCCGGTCATCGGGGCCGGCTGGTCGCGACGACGCACAGCGGCGTTCCTCGCGATCCTGTGGGCGTCACACTTTGTGGTCGACTCCCGACGGTGGAACGACGCCGTCCCGATCTGGTACGACCAGGCGTTGCATTTAATCGCTCTCGCCGTTGCTCTCGAGGTAGTAGACCATGAATGACGCCCTTCCGCCGGTACTCACCTGGCGATACGAGCGCATCGATACGGCATCGGTCGAGCCGTTGGCGTCCGGACGCGAGATCCGGGACGCGACGACACTCGACGTGCACGAGATCGAAGTCGAGCGCGACGAGGCGCGTCAGATTCTACAGGATATCCACGACACGATCGACGAACGGTCGAAATACTACCTGATTGAGGAGGTCGTTCTCGGTGACGAGATCTACGTCAAGGCCGATATTTACTGCCGGTGTGCGTACGAGGCCTCACTCGAGAACACGCTCGGCATCGACGTAACGGTGGTCCCTGGCGACATGATCGAGCCGGTCG
Coding sequences within it:
- a CDS encoding SWIM zinc finger family protein is translated as MAAAESAHDPAAGIDEATLTRDRRAAEQPMGIWQIAEDLWGVGSGSGPKYSEYLVDLREGRCTCDDWRYRGEPGSGQIARCKHASRVLQALGRIEPPVDANASSELEAQRSRWSA
- a CDS encoding HNH endonuclease, which translates into the protein MIEVESGGDIHVQSVEEKPWRDKDLLWLLYIEHDLMQREVAALFGCHRRTVIEWCRRFDIKKPRQADTETRFWSKVNDGDHDECWEWTAALSSTGYGSIYFEGRYQNAQRVAYTLENGDPGDQMILHHCDNRKCVNPEHLYAGDASDNMQDMWDRERHPEPDAVGEKNPSAKLTDDEVREIKQKLADGIHPRQLAGEYGVHKTNIGEIGRENIWTHVEP
- a CDS encoding DUF3307 domain-containing protein; amino-acid sequence: MTDDRHALAFLAAHAAGDFPLQSDWMAAEKFDSRLARAAHVTVYTAAFLPPVIGAGWSRRRTAAFLAILWASHFVVDSRRWNDAVPIWYDQALHLIALAVALEVVDHE
- a CDS encoding DUF4352 domain-containing protein; translated protein: MKLTFKSILGYLLGIPILLFGVLALVTSVIGGVVLIVAGVIAVPKTRRVLQSKTGIEFSTGAAAGIPTILILIGIVALAMATAGTTSAPGGEVSNVSVEHQGLNTDADQPTHQLGVTYNTRAQSAVNPDPDSMSHYSSDDGQKFLVVRMEIENRGDGETELTPRLFQFESDGVVYDYQGLFGSSNGLSGVSLQSGSTYQSWVVFSLPEDATQGTLRANNEAYYDETVSVSFEHDGSMPIEMGT
- a CDS encoding DUF87 domain-containing protein; protein product: MSTAETDGGDTATETKETITIGETVDGAAVELPIVELLTGRAFVTGKSGSGKSNSASVVAEELLEAGYPVLIVDTDGEYYGLKEQYEILHAGADEQADIQVGPEHAGRLAQLALEDGVPIILDVSGYLEEDVANNLIRETARELFTREKELKTPFLLVVEEIHEYVPEGGGLDDVGQMLIKISKRGRKHGLGIAGISQRPADVKKDFITQANWLLWHRLTWDNDTKVVRRVVDGDTADAVGDLADGEGFLQADWREADVERVQMRRKRTFDAGATPGLESVERPELKGLDEGLLGELEEISDRADQRRDEVARLEERLDEKDERIAELEAELENQQNIADAAQQMANALQQGGDTEAVPEDFDAQIEAKNEEIRDLESRLEDVVDERDQLRDRVDELEREVDRLQVAEDRIERAEQIETRLEEARDVLGVEVETTVPSPAAGDHEADSADVDRLRERIDDLEAENERLRAQTDAEIDERLESYEDFLNVDAVQASLEAAKEECSASPRYVKGVLAGIIAENGPVSYESVAERLGVSTTTDVSKAASELERRKIVTKDRRDGEMMVDLNTDGIESVRKAAAEREKTEQLMEDL